The window CTTTCATCACAACATCAGATAGTAATTGATGAAGAATTGACGGGTTTTCTTTTTTAAGATATTCTGGAAAACCGCCTTTGTATAAATATTCTTCAAAGGATTTAATTGATGGTGCTTTTGCTTTCATATCAAGAAATTCTACAAAAGAAAAAGGAAACATCTCTACTTGTAGGTGCCTTCCGGTTAATTTTGTACCAAGTTCCCTGCTTAAAAGAGAGGTGTTAGAACCTGTTATAATTATTCTTTCTTTTTTATCAGTTAGGTATCTTATAAATTTCTCCCATCTGTTTATATTTTGTATTTCATCAAAAAAGTAAATTCCACCATCCCCATAAATCTCTTTCATTATTGCTTCAACTTTATTAAAATCTGAAAGTTCAAACCCTTCTAGTCTGGGATCTTCAAGATCCAAATAATATCCCCTTTTCTGTTTTTTTAATATTTGATTAAGAAATGTGCTCTTTCCACATCTTCTTATCCCGGTAATTATTATAACAAAAGAATCTTCAATTTTTATTTCTTCTTTCCTTTCCCTTAAAGTTCCTTGTTCCGATTTATTTAAGAATTCTCTCTGAGAAATTATTACTTCTTTAAGAGTTTCTCTGGTTATCATGAATATAATTACAATATTTACTATTTAAAGGTTTCTATTGGTAATAGAAGATAATTTCTATTGGTAATAGAAGCTTCTGGGGATTTATGATTGAATTCCATTAACGTATGATTTATAA is drawn from Bacteroidia bacterium and contains these coding sequences:
- a CDS encoding ATP-binding protein, giving the protein MITRETLKEVIISQREFLNKSEQGTLRERKEEIKIEDSFVIIITGIRRCGKSTFLNQILKKQKRGYYLDLEDPRLEGFELSDFNKVEAIMKEIYGDGGIYFFDEIQNINRWEKFIRYLTDKKERIIITGSNTSLLSRELGTKLTGRHLQVEMFPFSFVEFLDMKAKAPSIKSFEEYLYKGGFPEYLKKENPSILHQLLSDVVMKDIAVRFGIKNTNILNKIAVYLISNAGKEFSHNSIKKTFEIKSVQSVIDYVSYFENAYLVFTIPRFSYSYKKQQVNPKKVYSIDNGFSYNNSASFSKDVGKMLENVVFLGLRRKFKDIFYFQEKNECDFVIKEKEKVTSAIQVCFDFNEETKNREISGLISALNEFKLKTGLILTYNQDDEFLIDDKKIIVKPVWKWLLKS